CGACTGTTTAATGGACAGATGTTCCTTTACTTTTCTTATTAGACATCCATGCCGTTTAATGCGCTTGCAGGCTGCTAATGAAAGGGGTTTTTTAAGATTGAGGGACAAGATTATTATTAGCGCAACGATTGCAGCAACGATTTTTATCATAGGATTTGCCGCCGGCTGCGGGCAAATAAAGAATACGCAGCCGCCCGGCGGTCAGAACATGATCGCAAAAGCGCAGGAAGCGACACCTAAAACAATGGATGTGGCTGTTTATTATGTAAAGAAGACAAACAAAGATTTCTGCCTGGTCCGGGAATCACATACCGTTGCCTATACACGGCGTGTGGCCAGGGCTGCCCTGGAAGAGTTGATTAACGGGCAGCCATTTACCGAAAATGCATTTACCGTCCTGCCGCGCGAAACCCGGATAAGGGGGATCAGTATAAACAATGGGCTTGCCAGTGTCGATTTTTCCAGCGAGGTTTTAAAAGCCGAACCTGAATCCGGAGTTGGCGCTCTTGGGATTCAAGGCATAGTCAACACATTAACCGAATTTCCCACGATTGAACAGGTGGCTTTCAAGGTTGACGGGACCCTGGATCAGCAGGCAAGAGAATGGTGGGGAAACGGCAGCCTTTCCGAAACACCGTATAAGCGTGACCTGTCTAACGTTTTGGAGCCTGCCGTCTGGATCACGATGCCTGTAAAGGAGGAACTTGTGGATATTCCCATGAAAGTCGCTGGTTACACCCGGATTGTTGACGCACCAATTAATCTGCGAATTGTCACCGGGAGCGGGGTAAAACTTGCCGAGGGTTGCGCCAGAGCATCCGCAGATAATCCCGGCAGGGGCGAGTTCTCAACTTATCTTAAATTCCAAAGGCCGTCTGTTGACAGCGGATATCTGGAAGTATTCCATTGCGGCTCAGAAAAAAAATGTAAAGAGCTTAACAAAGTACGCATTCCGATAAAGTTCAACCAGACGGCAGCCACGAGCTAGAGTTTAAATGGGCTTAATGCAACTTCAATAACCAGTAATATACGGTGAACCATAGAAACCACTGGCTGTGGGTTAGACTTTCGTGAAGCATGTTAAATATTATAAGAGGGAAAATAATCATTAATAGAGCGGCTACAAAAACAGTCATACTGCGCCTTACCCTGACTAAATCCCAAATTTCCATCGCCGGCGGGCGCAGGTTTAGCTGGACCGAACCGTTGGGACAGCTGCGCACACAATTCATGCAAAGCTTGCAGTCCTGGTTGTTGTCAATAAAAGGGACATGTTGGAAAAGGGGGTAGCCCGGATTATTATCGGCCCCTTTATAACAGCTGTAAGTTGTGCACTTGTTCAGGCAAAGTTCAGCATTGGAGCGTAATTCGAGCGGGGAAGCCATTGAACAAACCCCGAACATGTCTCCCAGGGGACAGATATGACGGCGCCAGGAATGGCGCGGAAGTAAAACGGTCGTAATCACGGCGCCTGAAACAATAGACAGAAAAAGGATTCCCGTAGCCCTGGGGGATTGCCTCATGTTGGTTATTTCTTCAATCCAGAGTATGAAGACAAATAAAAAAGTTATGATCAGGTAATCATTCTTTTTAATAAATGCGGGAATCGGTTTGGCCAGGTGAAAGAATCTTTGAAAAAAGGAAGCTATGTTGGACATGGGGCAGACAGAACAGGTAAGGCGCCCGAAGAAAAGTACGCAAAAGACAAACGACGGCCAGCCGAGCGACCAGGAAATCATTGTGCCCCAATTTTGGCTGTGATCTTTCGTTCCGAACAAATTCAGGCATATATTTGTGACAAACGCCAGGGTAACGGCGGCCTGAAAATAACCGGGGTAGATCTTTTTCTGAATTGCCGCCATCAGGGGTTTTATTCGCAGAAGGTTAATGCCAGGTCCGATATTTCCCAATGCGACGCCTAAAAAGATATGTTCGGACTCAATCCTGTCATTTTCCGCAATCTGAAAAGCTCTTTCCAGGGCCTCTGCGAGTTCGGTTATATTTTTCTGCAAATAGTCATGAGACAGCAATTTACCCATGGCTTCTTCATTGACAGGCGGGACGGGCCTTTTATATATCTGGGCGGATCTCTTTAATAAATAATCAACAAGTTCGGGAATGTCCCTCTTTCTCTGTCTTAACGGAGCAAAAACGACTTTATTGTTCAAATATTTTTCAAGAATATCCGATCCAGGATTCTACCGGGTAAAGTTATTAATATTTTCCTTCTTAGTATAGTCATTTTTAGCTTATGCGCAGCCAAAGACCAATAGTTAGTTCTGCTATATCGGCTCCGCAGGGGATCAACCAGACATTTTGCCCGTCGAAAACGCCGCCTTGGAATGACCAGTCATTTCTATTCAAGCTATCCGGCCAGGAACCATATCCGGTCATGACTCCGGTATCCTTATCGATCTTAACTACCCGGTCTGCAAAACAGGGGACCATCCAGATGTTCTGCCCGTCATAGATTGCGCCGCGGAAAGCATATTGCCCCAAAGAGAAATCCGCCGGCCAGTCGGGATGAAAGAGCTGGTCTTCTCCCGGCTTGACCAGGCCAGCCTGAACTACCGTGGCTACAATCCAGTAAGCCCAGTTGCCTGGGGCGACGTCTTTTATCGTAATATCATTCTCGGCAAGGGTGCCTCCCGTAAGCCTGATGAAAAGCGACACCGCTTCAGCCCGGCTGATTTTTTTATCCGGTCGGAAAGCGCCGTCGGGATATCCTTTGAAAAATCCCGCCTGCGCTGCGGCTTCAATTTCCCCGAAAACCCAGTGCTTTGAATTTACATCTTTAAATGAAGGATAAACGTTTTTTAACGGCTGCAGCCCTTTAGCTAAAACCACTGCCTTCGCCGCCTGGGAGCGGGTGACATTTGCGCCTGGTTGAAAAGTCCCGTCCGGGAATCCGTTGATAATGCCTTTTTCAGTTAAGTAACGGATGAAAGGCAGGAGAGGGTCGTTTTCAGTAATATCTTTAAACTGCGTTTTTACTGCAGTTTGATCTTCGGAGGCTGTTGCGGCAATTGATGCGGCATTTGAGGTAAGAATAAGGCATAAGAACAGGCAGGAAATGATGATTAATAATTTGAAAAGATTTTTATTAGGTCGATACAACTTTTTTCTCTTCCTTAAAAGCTCTATGTTTTAGCTTAAATATTAAATCTGTTTAAATAAAGTTGAAGAGGAGAGGAGTTGATATATAATAGATTTAAGAGGTAGTATTTCTTTAAGCAAAAAGCCGGATTACCGGCTTTTTGCTTAAAGAAATATACTCTAAAAGATTTTAATTTATTATTTCAAAGATAATATTGTCTCCCAGGAGACAAATTTAATTTTTTAAAGAAAACCAAGTTTTTTAAGAACAGCGGCAAATTCATCCCAGGTAACAGGATCATTTCCTGAACACCTGTTATTCAGGGAAAATCTTTTCGAAAGTTTTTCAAAGGGTGTTTCAGGAAAATCGGGAATTGGATTCAGGTAAAAACCCAGATATGAGGCGATACCGCTTGCTATAGCCCAGGCAGCCCTGTCCTGGAAGTCGGCTGTTTTCAGCAGAGCTTCTTCCTGGTAGTTGGAAATATAGGCCAGTTCGACCAATGCTGATGGACAGGCGCTGTAGTTTAAAACGTCATGGTCCTTTTCTCTCAAGCCACGGCTGAACAGGCCAACAGCTGGGACCAATTTGTTATGAATACTTGCCGCCAGGCGTCTCGCTTTCTCGTTTCCTGTGTTATGGTAGGTTACTACTCCACTGTTGTTTTTATCTTTTTCATTATTGCAGTGAATTGAAACAAAACAATTGGCGCAGGCTTTTTTTGCAATTGAAGCACGCTCTTTTAAATCCATTGCCGCATCGTTGGCCAAAGATTTGTTATCCCTTCGGGTCAGGTGGACTTTTACAGAGGGTGACAAATATTTTTCGGCCTGGAAAGCTACAGACAGAGCGATATCCGACTCAAACGTTCCGTTAGGCCCGATTGCTCCGGAATCAAATCCCCCATGCCCGGGGTCCAGTACAGCTACAACGTTATTAATCAAACACACCACCTTTTTTATGCACATGACTTTTTTTGTACAACATTTCTCTTCTACCAAAAAAACAACTTGTACACAATAGCGGACAAATACGAAATACAGGCAAATAATATCGAAATGCGTCCATATACATGTTAAGACTAAATATGATGAATATTTAGTACGTATATCTCTATTATTGTCTGTTTATCTCTCTTGCAGATTAGAGGTAATATTTCCCTCTTGAATAAGACGGGCTGTTTTGCTATGCTTTACATGCAGGCCCGGTAGAAACAGTCGATTCTTAAAAAACCGGCCTTTCCCCTGGGGCCGGGCCTGCAAAACATAAGTACCTCCTTTCGTTAAGCTTTTTGGGCCTTTTGAGGCCCCCTTTTTTTTGTCCAGGCTATATCCCTCATGCCTGGTTTTTTTTTGCTTAGGCGGCCGCAGACCTTTCTAAATATAGCCTCGTCACATTTTCCTAAGAATTAATAATTTAAAACAACTTAGTAAATGAAGCCCAATACGTTTTTTGAATAAGCAATCTCGCTCAAAGTGCTTCACGCCGAAAAACAAAGGTGTCGTCTGATAAGCCTGCACTCTGGTGAATACGGATTTGCCCGCATGGTTAAAATAACTTTAGTGAGAAAGAATATGTTATTATGCCGCATGGAATAGAATGTAAAATTGAAGAATGCTATCACAACAGCACAGGCAAATGCACTGCTGACAGCATAATGGTCAGATCAAGCGTTGCCGATAAAAAATGCAGTATGTCGGAGAATACTTGCTGCGAGACTTTTAAGTCCAAAAAAATGTTTTAATTTCAAATCCTGACATATTGTTGGCCCACCTTGAGATTGCATCAGGTGGGCCAACTTTGAATGAAGGTTCAAAATTGCACTTCATCTAGGAGAACAGGTTCATACAGAGCTTGCAGTAGAAACGGTAAGTCGGTGAATCATCTCCGATAAAGCAGTATGAATGCTCGTTGCGCACAGGCCGGGAGCAGCCGTAGCAGAGCACAAAGGGTGAGATTCTGAACCTGCCCACATAGGAAAATTGTTCGCCGTCCGGATTAATACTGTTCATTAAATACCCTTTCTTTAAAAAGCGTCTAGCTGAAATTAGATTTACCCGCACGCGGCTCCCTGGCTGTATTTCTGTGTATTGCGCCGTAATCGGGTTTGTATTCAGCCTCTTTGTCCAGCCAGATAATCTCATCCGTCCCGATGCTCTTTAAAATCTGAAGGACGGTGTAGGTATCCCCGAATTCCATCTCAGGGGTGACGGAAATAGGTTCGTTTCCGCTTGCCGCCTGGTAAAAGTTGAGCAGTTCGTTGAAAAAGCCGCGCTGAGGACGGTAAGGGATACGCTCGTAATCACCGTTATTGTGGGCAACATTTACTGTTCCGCAGTTTCTTTCTTCCAGATAAATCATCCCGGAGGCGCCGAAGATACGCAGTCCAACCAGGGGTCTCTGCACCTCTTTTCCGCTGCAGAAGAATGAAAAAGTGCCGATGACACCGCTTTTAAAAAGCATGTTGACACAAATCACGGAATAGGGGGCGTAATCATAGCTCTGGTGCTGTCCGAAAGCCTGCACCTTGTCAATCGCCCCGAAGATATGCCTTAAAGCTGCAAATTCGTGAACTCCCGTATCCAGGATTGCCCCGCCGGGAAAATCGGGGCGCTGCCGCCACTCAGCAGACGGAAACCGGTCGCTGGCAACTTCACCAAGAAAATCGACGACCCTGTTCTGGACGAAATAAAACGTTTCGCCGATCCTTTTTTCTCCGACGTAATCCCTGATTATGTTGATTTCCTCATTATATCTGTAGTTTTCCGCAATCATTATCGGGACATGGTATTTCTGAGGCAGTTCGGCAGCCGCTTTTGCCTCATCCATAGTTGCGGCAAGGGGCTTTTCGCAGATAATTGATTTGTGGGAGCCGGTTAAAAGCGAGGCGACGTCATGTGTAACACGGTAATTCATTCCAATGGGCGCCATGATATCGATTACATCGAGATCATCTCTTTTGACCATTTCCTTATAGTCGGAGTAAACTGTTGAATTATCCAAGATAAGTTTTTTAGCCCAATAATCCGCTTTTCTTTTATCTTCGTCACAGATGGCCTTTATTTCGTATCTGTCCGGCAATTCCTGATAGGCGGGGTAATGAAGCCTCTCAAACGCCATACCTGCCCCAATTATTCCAACTCTTAATTTCAACATTTCCTCTAACCACCTCGTCTTTGTTTTTTTTAGCATAACCATCACGGTATTTTTTATTTGTCCCGCGCCGCACACGGTATAAATTCGTTGACTTTATAATTTCCAGTTACTATAATTGTGTATAAGTTAATATGAAAGTATCGCAGTCGATACTTGTTATTTGCGGCGAAGATGCCCATTTCTGATAAGGTGATCAGAGATGGTTTTTTTTGCCTTAAAGGAGATGCAAATCAAGGATGAAAGAAAAAACCGCTTCTAGATGAACCTGGTTAAGTAAGAAGTCATGTTGGGATTTTGAGCTAGGAAAGCTTTATTACAAGGTGGTTGATTGAATGATTGGTTTGCAGCGGATTCCTAAATATACGCTGCTTTTTACTTTATTGCTTCTGTTTATTCCGGGTATTTCCTTAGCGGATGATTC
The Desulfotomaculum sp. genome window above contains:
- a CDS encoding spore gernimation protein; this encodes MIFDCLMDRCSFTFLIRHPCRLMRLQAANERGFLRLRDKIIISATIAATIFIIGFAAGCGQIKNTQPPGGQNMIAKAQEATPKTMDVAVYYVKKTNKDFCLVRESHTVAYTRRVARAALEELINGQPFTENAFTVLPRETRIRGISINNGLASVDFSSEVLKAEPESGVGALGIQGIVNTLTEFPTIEQVAFKVDGTLDQQAREWWGNGSLSETPYKRDLSNVLEPAVWITMPVKEELVDIPMKVAGYTRIVDAPINLRIVTGSGVKLAEGCARASADNPGRGEFSTYLKFQRPSVDSGYLEVFHCGSEKKCKELNKVRIPIKFNQTAATS
- a CDS encoding N-acetylmuramoyl-L-alanine amidase, which codes for MCIKKVVCLINNVVAVLDPGHGGFDSGAIGPNGTFESDIALSVAFQAEKYLSPSVKVHLTRRDNKSLANDAAMDLKERASIAKKACANCFVSIHCNNEKDKNNSGVVTYHNTGNEKARRLAASIHNKLVPAVGLFSRGLREKDHDVLNYSACPSALVELAYISNYQEEALLKTADFQDRAAWAIASGIASYLGFYLNPIPDFPETPFEKLSKRFSLNNRCSGNDPVTWDEFAAVLKKLGFL
- a CDS encoding DUF1540 domain-containing protein produces the protein MPHGIECKIEECYHNSTGKCTADSIMVRSSVADKKCSMSENTCCETFKSKKMF
- a CDS encoding oxidoreductase; protein product: MLKLRVGIIGAGMAFERLHYPAYQELPDRYEIKAICDEDKRKADYWAKKLILDNSTVYSDYKEMVKRDDLDVIDIMAPIGMNYRVTHDVASLLTGSHKSIICEKPLAATMDEAKAAAELPQKYHVPIMIAENYRYNEEINIIRDYVGEKRIGETFYFVQNRVVDFLGEVASDRFPSAEWRQRPDFPGGAILDTGVHEFAALRHIFGAIDKVQAFGQHQSYDYAPYSVICVNMLFKSGVIGTFSFFCSGKEVQRPLVGLRIFGASGMIYLEERNCGTVNVAHNNGDYERIPYRPQRGFFNELLNFYQAASGNEPISVTPEMEFGDTYTVLQILKSIGTDEIIWLDKEAEYKPDYGAIHRNTAREPRAGKSNFS